The genomic DNA TcagaaataaaagtaaaaatccCATTTACTTACGGATTTGCTTCATGTTGAACCATCCTTCgagcaaaacatttaaataaagaaataacaacttgaatttaatcaaaaatacatgaaaactgtgagagaaaatataatgactATAATTTTGAAATGGTATAACCAAATTTAATTTCTACACACAGGTGTGAATATTAAAGAACATAGAACAAAACATTAGTCTGAAaattaccatatatatattataatatattttatatatattaggctattaaatatatgataCACCCTTACATCTAGATCTAACCCCAGACAATACTGTTGTCTGTAGCTTCAGCCACTTTAAAAGCAATGAAGCATAAATGGAAACAATGTGGGTTAAAGCAGACAAAAACGGGAAATTATAAGCCATGAGACACAATACACGGAAGTAAATATCTACAATAAAactatgacgcaaataatttGGGATAAAGGCGAGCAATTTACTTGCTCTGTGAACTTCATGACAGAAGTCAGGGCAACATATACAACATGTGTAAACAGATAAGAAAATTACACCACTCACAATGTAACTCTACACACCATGGCATATTGTATAGTTATGACACAATAAATAATTAGGAGAAGTCACAATGTAGGTCTTAACCTTACTATGAGTGGCTTTCAAATTCAAACTAGGGTCCAGAATTTACAAAGTCAAACTTTACATTCACCCTTTATGATGGTAACTTGGAAAACACAAtcaattgattttattttggaaGTTTACTTTAATTgagcatttatatttaaatgtttctgtAGTCATGTTTCTGTATGTCATAATGATTGACATTTGTCAACAATAAAGATTAGTAGGGGTTACTTGATTATTCATCCCGCATTATATCACCTCATTCCATTTTTTGGACTGTATTATGTAGCGTAGGCTTGGCTATAACGTATTGAATTTTACCAAATTCTTTGCAGTTACTATTGACCTTATCCTACACAAACatcaatgttattttaagaTGATTGTAAAATTGACAAGCTTTGTTAAAACTGACAAATGTGTTACAACAGACATTTGCTAGCACTAACAAGACTTAACTTAAGGTTAAAATGTAAAGCATTTTGCACCACCATACCATACAACTGTTACCAGCTATTTACATTCTCGACTGTCAGTTATCAACAAGACAGAGAGCAAACGAATAATTCCTGACATGCCAACTAAGATATTGTGATTTGTGACTAAGTGCTTAGACTTGGCTGTGAATACAAAGAGAGACAAATCCAGAATTACATAAGGGCAaaaccaaattttaatttcacgtatttgttttaataatttgccCCTTGCCAATTTGATAGTTTTTGAagagtattttttattgggaGTGCGACATTTTGTACTTGCATATAGCATGTAGATTATGAAACAATGGAACCTAAGATCTAGGACTGAGTTGGCTCATTTTTATCACCTTGACACCCAGGGTTCTACAACCATTTAAAGACCACTGATCAGTGATTGCTacaattgtttatatataccaaGTGATTTATACTACCTcctagttaaaatatttacgaaCTAAGAATGTTCAGTTTAGTTCTAGCAAACTACtactattttgatttttcttagAAAATCATGTTATTAAGAGGAAGTtgtacaaagaaaattaaaatctattcatagaattaatttaaataatttcccTATTAAATAGTAATACTTAAATACTAAAACGCCAACAATTTCAAgacatttaaacttaaacgCTATCATTACAACGAACATGTTACAAAATACTAACAAAAAGCGAAGCACTTTGGCAATTTAGAAAACTATTTTAtagtaactgtattttataacCTATACACTGTAATAGCTTTTGAATAATATTAGGGTTCCATACTACAATGGctgcttaaaacaaaaatttaataatgatTCCAATTATATTCCACTTAGATATACTAACATAAGGATATACAGAATACAGGTCAAAGTTCAACATAAAATACAGGGTTTTAGTTTCCTGGGAATTTTAACCATGGGTAAAGTTATGAAAATGACAGCATAATCTAATTTTCCAATGATGGTTATTGATTGAGGTTGGAGCTATGCActaagtttattaaattttaatgcgCGCGTAGCATTGTACAGGTCATCATAGGTCAATAAAATTGTGCCTATGATGTTACCTACatacaatttattataaaacatgcTTTACATCATAGATTAGTGAATGTATTAGGAAATCCATTATGAAGCAGGCTTTAATGTTACTACAGAATGAATAGGTTGGTGCTTGTCTTTTGCCAATACAAATTTGAAATTCATAGTGACAAGTTCTGACAACCCTgtatgaaatgtttttttgcgtGAAGGATATTTTAACTTCTTAACATGTTAGTATTAAATTATATGGCTCTGATTTCATACAGAAGTATTAATTACAAATAATCTGTGCATGTATTTTCTTGCGAATTAGCAAAACTGctctgatttttaaaattatgggaattttataaaatctcGGTGACAACTTAACAAAGTGTAAATACTTCCggatttatataataaaccatTGCCGgtcattttaacacattttcaGCAAAATCGAAAATAGACACAATTTACACATCTGCTTGGTAATAGCTGCTAGGGTGTACAAATACTACCTTGTCTTACTCTATTGACCTATtatgttattataacatgCAAAATGATCAACAAAACACAGAAACCAAATAGTGACtaactaatataatatatatatttctaaacacaataaaacactttcagttacattacatataaattaacaaaatgtacaaataaagaatacaatatttaaacagattaattcaaggtatatgaatactAATTGCACTTTTAACgtataacaaaacaacaacacacaTACACATCAGTTAActtaaagttgttttgtttcaagttTTGTTATGCAAATTGCAAACTCAGCACAATTACGCTTGACAAAGAATACTAATATGTTAACATACTACTACTGTATATGCTTTCTACAAATGCTACAGCTACATTTGTATTTGTGAACTACAGTGTAGTCTCTGAATCTTTCTATTAGAACGGTTAGCTGGCCTTACTATGAAAAACCAAAAcgttaaaactaaaatcaaaacatttaatgCAACAGCCTGTATTACAACGTAAACTGATTCTGTTAATCCTTTTATGAGCCCTTGTACGTTTGAAGCTGGGAACAAACGGTTGGGCGCAGTAATTAGGGTATGGGAACTGTCAGAATTGTCAGCTCAGTACTAAAGTGACAGCTGATTAAAATGACCGACGTTACAAAAATCCAGTTTAGAAATCGGAACTTCGCAAAAAATATTCGGAAATATTCGGAACGCGAAGTTCAACTTCACGCGGTTTCagacaaacaaagttttattttggcAACGCGGGGACTCTCGCTTTGATGGTACTTCCGAATTCTTATTTATAACTCTGTTATTGATATAACAAAAGGGATAACAGCCAAGACATTCCTGTTTTctaaccaaaaacaaaatgtgttctgtttttaactGACAGGATAAACCTAGTTTACTTTGAAAAACAGTTTGTACTTCAGTTTAGCGAATGCCACTAATACTCTTTTAGTCCATTTAATGTGGGGAAATGCATATATACTTACGTCAACTGCTCAACATAGCCGTAAAAGTCCTGTAGCTTGTTTAGTAACCAAAAGTAAACAGGCAGCTACCTTTTTCTTGATGGAATAAAGAGACTGCTTCAACCAGATAActtgttaataaaattaataattgatTTATCAACGGTAATAATGTGACACACATCACACAACAACAATAGTAGGGAGCGTGTACCGCATCAAAACAAGCAAAGCGCGTTACAGGGCTGGAGCACTTGGTTGGCGTCGTGGAATTGGGGGCGGCGCGTCATTTTGGGGCACATTGGGATACTGGGGCATCCCTGTTACAAAGCGGGTGGGGTCAGGAACATATCGCATTCCAGGGTATGTATCGTACGAGTTAAGGATAGGAGGTGAGTCACGCGGGGGGATTACAGGGGGTCGCGGGGGGGAACAGGTGGAGCTTGGTTGGGGGCAGAATCTGGGATTTGCGGGGGTTCGGGGGGAAATCCCCGTTCGCTGGGGGTGAAATTGTTTTCAGGGAAGATAAACCCGTGTTCTTGAACAAATCTCGGCTCTGGTTGGGAGAATTGTTCAACTTCGTTTGGTTGATCTTGTGGATTATACCGAACATCAGGGTAGGCTGATAGTGGTTGGTGGTATTGAAACATTGATTCGTTGTGAAAGAATTCATGTTCAGTTTGCACAAATGTTTGCATGGGGGGGTAAACCACATCTCTGGGAGGTATAGGGGGAGGGGTGTCCTTAGGGGGGTTATGTAAGGGCCGGGGAGCTTCAGAAGTTCCCCTAACCAATGGTGGGTGATCAAATGTAAACACCCCTGTGCTCTGAGCCATTATTGGGGGTGCAGATACCAAATCGTGAATAGGTTGCCGGGGTGGTCTAGGTGGGGGGCGGGGTTCATCAGGTACTGGAGATGGGGGTTCTTCGGGAACCACAGATATTGGGTGGTTTTCTACAGTTGAAGTAGATGCTTCATCCTCATTGGTGGAATTTCTTCGTTCAAAAAGAGACATCTTTGACTCATCCCGGAATAAAGTCTTTCCACTCTTCTTGCTCGGAACAATGCCGGGAGATTTCATCTCTTTGTCGGACATTGACCTCGGCTAAAAagattgttattttaaactttacatgAAGAGACAGTAGAAAATATAGTACATTaggtaaaattaaactttaaaagcgGTAAGTTTCTGTGGCAAGATGCGCTAGTTTACTTATAATTCAGGCtaaagttggcccatttcGTTTAAGAAATCACGTTAAAGGTGTAGCAACATTTAGaacagttaaaattttattcgaatttttaaatagtttttcttTTCAACAAAACGTcataaatacactatgtttttcaCACTACATAAGCCGTTAAAAGTTTTAACTCACAAGTCTTGCAGGTCGCTCTGCTTGTCGTGGTTCAACTTCTAACGAACAAGCAAATATATAATCGTTAAATTGTTTCTCAGTTTGTCCCTCAAGTGGATTAAGATTTATGAGATAATCCCGTATATCGTTAACAGGCAACAAGTTGTAAGGTTGATTCTGATATTGTTGAATATCTTGCATTATTGCAGCTACCATGCGTCTGTGGGAGAGATtttcataaaatgtttattatatgaaTATACCACTAAGGTGAAACACATAcaaaactaataaataaaataaatcatcaCAACagaaacactaaaaaaatgtaagttttaagAATTGTCTGCCATATGACAAAACAGGACAGGCCTCATTATGACATAGATTAGCTATTTACTTTCtataatttattacattatgcctggcagcaacaacagaagaatacattcattcagttttaaaaacaacatttaagaaacaatgaataaataaatattaaacatcataaaattttttgaaatatttcacCTTTTTCCAAAGTTAATCAACTCGAGGTGTTCGGGATAATTAGGTAGAAGATGTGGATTGCCTTCCTCTGTCTTCAATATGTTTGTTAGGAATGTTCCTGATATAACAAGTTGTTACGGTTTGGTTAAACAGAATCAAGGCTAcgtaatacataaaaaagcaGAAAACAAGTCcattaaattgtgtttattagatatattttattcttttcttttttggagttgtaaggataaagaaaatatttctgtaattttttgttcactaaagaaagagaatgaaaacctggaccatcttaccccaacatatcATATGTTTGAAATCACagcttgtttttattaaaatcccTAACTAATGATTTGTGACTTATGATATCTcaatgcatttaaatttacactTTACCCACCCttctacttttatttattatgcCAAGATGATATTACAGCTATACATAACTCACCCACAAAAGGCACGCATGGTGGATCACACGATCTAAGCTTCTCCAAACACTTAGTAAGCCTAGGATCACACAGATCCATGCATTCCTTCAAACCCTTTACCAAGCGATCCGGTAAATGCTGTCGAAAGTTTGCATTGGATAAGTTAGTGGTTGTGTATACATTATTACATGTAttctataatattttatctaagtcctattgcaaaaaaactaacactttttttaaccCCCAAGTTgtctatttaaaatttaactgtaaattttataataatagtttttttaagaaGATACAAGAGGTTTGATATTCCATGTTTGGTCAAAATGTTAATTGACCTGACCCATACAGCGGTATTAGccatatagatatattatttaaagagtTGCCACCCTAAAAaccacagaaaaaaacacaattagctGCAGGTTTCAGTTAATATGTAATAGTGTTTCTTTTTGATTTGTAGACATACAGTCATACACcataatatagtttttaagGTAGCAAAGTATGGTAAAAAATTAGGGGAAAAAACAATATCTTTTGGGTTGATGTTGCAGTTTTAGAATCAGAATCTCATTAGAACCTTATTATATTGCTTGAtaagatataaatattttaaaatattataacgaTTTTAGTTTCTTACTTGTTTTGTATGATTAAGTCGATGTATAGGAGATGAATTAAAAGCAGCAACAAACTCAAGAAGTCCgttaaaattattaagttgttttaaaacttgcattatttctatggctctgctcATTACTGATGTTCGCTCCTCAAAATTCTTTGTCTGcaaacaatgaacattattagatatacaaaacaaactatatttaaacagtGGACCGATTATCCTGTTTTAGGCGAACCATATATTATTATAGATAGGAcactaatttataaaacaattttaaatattttacagttaaaGATAATTTTCACATAGTACTATTTTATGCCTAAAATTTACTTACAAAAACTTGtgccattaaaataaaaattttttaaaacaaatcactAATTTAGCAACagtttatacatatatgtatctATATTTTTTCGACATATATATCTAGCAGCAGTGCACTAACCTCCACTATAGACCTTGACACCCATCTAGTAATAGTTGTACACCAATGTATCATCCTCAGTAAGTTTGGTGACGATGTCTCTTTACCAACTTTGGTCCATACGGTCCCAACCAACTCAGATGATTGAACTTTTCTGTGAACATACTTTGGTTTGTGGTGGTACAAATAcactagtttttttttttaaatttaatttactcTAAAACTAGCTTACtggaaaaaggtaaaaactgactaaaaacacttttacacCAACTTTAACAAGAAGTAacccaaattaaaaaacaaaaagtaaaattataacACCAAGTAATGCAAAGTATGATCAGACTTTATATAACACGCATAAATTATCTCGGACATATTTAATTACCTGTAAAGATCAAACTCCAACAAAGTTAGTTGCCTCGCCACCTCAATAGGATGTAATGACATGATTGAATATTTCTCTGCATCGTGAGTGATGTGCCATTCAACAGGTGGAGGATCATTACGGAACGATGGCATTGGGATGTCCTCTTCAGAGGCGATCTTCTTCGCGATGATCTTCTCCATTGTCCTCGCCCACTTCTGCATGTTCTTCCCTCTCACAGAAGACACAAACTGCCGCACGGACCCCAAGAGCTCCCAATCTGATTCGAAGTCGTACCAGTGATGTTCCAACCATTGACGGATCACATTCATCACTCTGTGGTGAGGACCATGTTAGGctgacttttatttttaagtaaatttttaGCTTAAAACTCCAACTTGAAACtcaaaaaatatcaaacatacaaaaaatttataacatttacaACATGTCAGATAAAACCTAAGACAGAAACTTCAAACCCATCAAACATACAGGACCTTATtacaaagtttattaaaaacaggCTTAAAACAGTGTACTACATTTGCggcattttgtttatttaacccATAAAAACATACCAAAACAAACCTTACTGTTGAGATTAGCATTAATTCATTGCCATAAAAAGAAAGAATTGCCCCACATCAATATTTAATTACATTCGAAACCTCCATGTACATACAACCCTTAATTAAACatgtataaaagttaaattataacCACCTAAGTTGAATAGGTTGCGCATATTCTTTCCTGAATCTTTTTAAATCATCTCGAGAAACAATTTCTCCTCGTTCGATCGCTGCTAACTGTGCTTCAGTTGGTGGGGGTTCAGGTATGTTGTATCTATGGAAGTACatatatcatgtgtttatgttGTATCTATGGAagtatatttatgttgtatCTATGGAAGTATATATCGTGTGTAAATACGCCATGGATAGAAGTTGGTGGAtgcgttttataaaaaaagttgtcaCGGAAGCGTAACAACGCAATTTGattagttaaataaatagttgCGTACCAGACCATTTTTTACAATCAACAGGCACAATTCttactatttaaaaatgagaatACTCCAGTTTCTATCACCCAATCTATTACCCAAGTTGTCTGTGTTAAAAGTCAAACTTAAGTTAATACCACTTTATttcagtgttttttaaaaattgtttaaattaagaagCCAAATAACAAAGATTAACAAAACTTGATCCCAAGACACATAACATATAAATCaataataacattaatataaagATCATTACCTTTCTACTAGAAGCTCAAGCAGCAACCGGGGTTTACAAAATGAACGAAAAGTTGTCAGAAATGTCTTTGTAAATCCGGGAACTACAAATTGAAGTTAGTAGGAATTACATATATGTACAAAACAGAAtctgaataaatttaaattaaattccaTACAAATTGTTTCAATAATGATATAACGATTAATGAAAAGTTTGTATAATTTCAAtagcataaaataataagCATAATATGGAATAAAActtgaaataatttttcagCGGTTTATCtagtataaaaacatagtgtattttcaacattttgaCAAAACTTGTCATACCAAATAAGCCGCTTAAAGATTGTTTACATCATGCCTAGTGGCAGAAGTAacgaaataaaattttgaaagtCTGGCAAAGTGTTGTGTAAGATGACATggcacatatttttaaaccagtggGTTCTGTGGCGGATTAAATTCCTAATAACTTAATATGACATCAACATGGCATTGGCCAGAGCTTACAGAACTCTTAGTTGTTTAgaccaaaaaaaacagtttaatttatttttaattcaattagaATGCTGTTCTAGCaaactataatataaaattaaactccttttagatgttttttttgaataagagactgctGATTCCATTTAGGAAAAAGATATTTCTCTTATTATACAATTGaccaaacttgatttttgtctgttacattttcgtagcaccagatccttattTTGTGAAAAGCGTTTTTATGGATTGTGGGTTCAAGTTGAAATCCAGTCTCGGACATATACAAGCCAAATGTATCGTATTATTATTAATCCCTTTTATATTATCAGGAAGTGAAACAAGTGGACCACACTCACCATAGTAGAGATGATAGGTAAGTCTCTCCACCAGTTTAAGGACCGTTCCACCTTTTATTTGAGGGATTTGTCCTTCACCTTCTAATACTAAGTTATCTGGACTGTCTGGCTCCATGTACCGATACCTATGTTAAGGTACAGGAGGTTACCactggtgtataaaaacatatgtgCAGTAGTAGTAATGTTAAGGGTGCCGAAAGTGACATGTCACCTAACTattaaaacaggggtgacatcgTGTTTTAGCACTCCAGTTTGAATGCAAACCAGGTTTTATCCTGGGTGTCattacaaacaagcagagccaaaatatattgcattcgcTAGaataatcaatgaggtttcctatatttgacaactatgggtttaactgtttttaacaatgtcacctaagaaattgataaaaattaaaaagatgaCGCGTCCCATTAAAGCTGCTAAGGGTTTTaatgacaaaacaaaacttttgggATCCCGGATTAAAATAAAGCATgataataaaatgaatatatgAAGGTGAATATTGTTTGCACTAATATATAGAGACGTATAACCAATCAGATTTGATTTCAGTTCATTGGGaagattaatattaattataccCTATGCTATTTAATATTGGGAACTACGCTAATAGAAACTGAAAAAGGAAATTCCAATTTGGAAACTCCGTAAAGATATCATCTTACTGTACATACTGTTGGTACTAGGCACATCAATACTTGTAGTTTGACTCTTTCGGCAAAATATTTGGCTACCTAGAAGCATTTATTGATTGTCATTTCACCCTAATTAAGATGACCTGAATAGGATgccaaaacattgttttttggcaaatttttttgccagaaaaacaaaatgcaaaaaattatttaccaaaactgcaaaatactaaaaaaaaatttatcgAGTAgggcaaaaaaacattattatctTACTCTTCTTTAGATGGATAACGAACAGGAAGTTGAGATGCCTCTTCCCTCATCAATTGATCCAACATCCGATCATACGTGGATCGATATTGAAGTCGGACGAGATGAGCCATCCATGCTCGTTTCTCTTCGCTTGAATGAGCACAGAAGATGTGCTTTGTCTCCCCGTCGTCGACCGAGAACTGACAATCTGAACTTTCATCATCGGTGACCGTGCTCTGTAgagtttaaatacatttaggGGATAGGGAAATCTGTGCTTTGtggaatttaaaatgtttaaatgacTTTTCCTCCATACTCCACTGTTAGATTATTTCAGcacatttattaaactttaaatgaatgtttaCAAAGTGtacaaagaaatttaatttgagatgaatataaatgaataaatattgttgcTGAATACGACCAAAATACACAAACCTAGCGAAAGAGAGACACGAGGCAAGCAAGTGACGTACAGTTActatgcattatatagttTGCCGCACATGAATCGTTGTGCAACAATGAGCTACATTAATATACGAAAACAATGAACGGTGATGTAATGCATGTAAACACATTGTCATCTAACATTTCTGTTTTATGTGGATGAGGTCATGTAGTATGACACACCATGTGACCTGACTTTTAGGTCAGAACTGCCCTATTACCTCACCACCTAGGGCGCTACTGCATGACTTTAAGCAtaattaagaataaaatacattttttaaacatgtaaataacaacattcaaaacatttatatcttttttaccTTGCGAAGTAAAATTCTCTCTTTGAGTCGATATTCATGCGGAGACACAGCCGGCATTGGTCGTCGCGCTTGGTTGGATTTACAACAAAGAAGAAGTGAATCGAAAAGGAAGACCCGACGCTCCGAAGATCGTTTACCCATTACCCTCGTTAAGTCACCCTGGAATATTTGAAAGATGGGTTAGTGGCGGACATGGTGACAAcccataaaaacattttcctttttttcagatttaaacgggcataccaacgaaaaaccTTAATttgtgttaatataaaaaatgctcAATGTTGATCTGAATGTATCACTggagtttagttttaaaactttgatcaGATTTGGGTGCTGTTGTAATACATTTGCTTGAAAACCCTTAGTAGGCCTATTGTACAGCATAAAATGCAATGTAGACGAAATAATCAATATTAGCTTAGGCTTATTTTAGGTATTTTGAAGGGAAATATAGAGAAAGGCAGTTTTGGTCATGATACTAACAAGTAGTAATCAATTTCTGCAACCCGATATACAATACATAAACTCCAAGTTTATGTAGCACTGATATAGATGCAATCCTGGAGTGCCAGGCCTAATCTGGAATTCATACACTACATTTATGATTAAACATTACAATCAGGTAGACATAGGAATGCAAGTGTAAGTACCCCCATCTtcctgtattttaaaaattttggtcCTATGACCACTGATATACgatatattttctcgttccatttggtagtaaacaaacaacattcaaacaattatataaccacATCTTCTCAGCTCCATGGAccagtgttaattgtttaaaacatcaagatattaggatattatgtgctaaaggtgtcccagtCTACCCCATAATActatttgtttaccacaatACGTTAACTCATACAAACACAATGATCAATCAACACAACCCACCTCGTAAATAAACTCATTACATGTCTGTGTAATGGTTTTTCCCCACCATCCTTCTATACTTTCCTCAATATCTTTCATCTTCTCCATTTGTAAACCCCCTCTCCATGATATACGAAGACTTGCTTCACtgtaaataatacaaaaaaaacaatcacccacaaagtaaaattgAACATACATTATAAAGTCTGTCGTTTTcttgccatgcgaggataaagcaagttacatacattcattcattcactatatatatttatggatTCAGTTAGAATtgcttgataaaaaaaaatatttaatcattATATCCACCAATGGAGTCAATTTATGATACAGTATGTAATTTTATCCTGAGAATTT from Ciona intestinalis unplaced genomic scaffold, KH HT000049.2, whole genome shotgun sequence includes the following:
- the LOC100179302 gene encoding son of sevenless homolog 1 (The sequence of the model RefSeq protein was modified relative to this genomic sequence to represent the inferred CDS: added 158 bases not found in genome assembly), translated to NPDPLVGNCFEEIAEGGEFGLYSDYTQNITDNRWNERFLSILHQTSVNSALKLVCEGFRDVVTYVLPNLLLVPIYHCFYYFEQIQALEHSTNDSDDKEAFSQVVSAITPIKLILENRAAMLPKNRPSEASLRISWRGGLQMEKMKDIEESIEGWWGKTITQTCNEFIYEGDLTRVMGKRSSERRVFLFDSLLLCCKSNQARRPMPAVSPHEYRLKERILLRKSTVTDDESSDCQFSVDDGETKHIFCAHSSEEKRAWMAHLVRLQYRSTYDRMLDQLMREEASQLPVRYPSKEEYRYMEPDSPDNLVLEGEGQIPQIKGGTVLKLVERLTYHLYYVPGFTKTFLTTFRSFCKPRLLLELLVERYNIPEPPPTEAQLAAIERGEIVSRDDLKRFRKEYAQPIQLRVMNVIRQWLEHHWYDFESDWELLGSVRQFVSSVRGKNMQKWARTMEKIIAKKIASEEDIPMPSFRNDPPPVEWHITHDAEKYSIMSLHPIEVARQLTLLEFDLYRKVQSSELVGTVWTKVGKETSSPNLLRMIHWCTTITRWVSRSIVETKNFEERTSVMSRAIEIMQVLKQLNNFNGLLEFVAAFNSSPIHRLNHTKQHLPDRLVKGLKECMDLCDPRLTKCLEKLRSCDPPCVPFVGTFLTNILKTEEGNPHLLPNYPEHLELINFGKRRMVAAIMQDIQQYQNQPYNLLPVNDIRDYLINLNPLEGQTEKQFNDYIFACSLEVEPRQAERPARLPRSMSDKEMKSPGIVPSKKSGKTLFRDESKMSLFERRNSTNEDEASTSTVENHPISVVPEEPPSPVPDEPRPPPRPPRQPIHDLVSAPPIMAQSTGVFTFDHPPLVRGTSEAPRPLHNPPKDTPPPIPPRDVVYPPMQTFVQTEHEFFHNESMFQYHQPLSAYPDVRYNPQDQPNEVEQFSQPEPRFVQEHGFIFPENNFTPSERGFPPEPPQIPDSAPNQAPPVPPRDPL